The following proteins are encoded in a genomic region of Sorangiineae bacterium MSr12523:
- a CDS encoding efflux RND transporter periplasmic adaptor subunit: MHAMHAAVRWVFPIAALIAVACHRGEGSNNSANVPIPVKVRAVETPADARGARYSGSIEPATRVDLAFKVGGYIRELLQVKDSDGKMRKVQEGDFVKAGTVLASIRESDYQQKVAQANAQLAQANANQKQAQIDYDRVQKLVATNAIAPAELDSMTAKLATSKAAVQGAQAQVGDATILLGDTTLRAPIDGVILKRGVEAGTFASPGTVGFILADTKKVKFVFGAPDTLIEKLKMGATLGIHVDALQADFDGTITRIAPSADPKSRVFEVEITVPNPKDALKVGMVASLKVPEGAIQETALALPLTAIVRSPNDPRGFSVFVATKEGDREIANLRDVELGDVLGNGVQVIRGLQRGERVVSMGATLLVDKSPIRVLP, encoded by the coding sequence ATGCACGCTATGCATGCTGCAGTTCGATGGGTCTTTCCCATTGCCGCATTGATTGCCGTGGCCTGCCACCGGGGCGAGGGGTCGAATAACAGCGCAAATGTGCCTATTCCGGTCAAAGTGCGCGCGGTCGAGACACCGGCCGATGCGCGCGGTGCTCGTTATTCGGGCAGCATCGAACCGGCCACGCGTGTCGATTTGGCATTCAAGGTCGGGGGCTACATTCGCGAACTTCTTCAAGTGAAGGACAGTGACGGCAAAATGCGAAAAGTCCAAGAGGGCGATTTCGTCAAAGCCGGTACCGTCCTCGCCTCGATTCGCGAAAGCGATTACCAGCAAAAGGTCGCCCAGGCCAATGCGCAGCTCGCGCAGGCGAATGCCAATCAGAAGCAAGCGCAAATCGATTACGATCGCGTGCAAAAGCTGGTCGCCACCAACGCCATCGCACCCGCCGAATTGGATTCGATGACCGCGAAGTTGGCCACCTCCAAGGCAGCCGTGCAGGGCGCTCAGGCTCAAGTCGGCGATGCGACGATCCTGCTCGGCGACACCACCCTTCGCGCGCCCATCGATGGGGTCATCCTCAAGCGCGGCGTGGAGGCGGGCACCTTCGCATCCCCGGGCACCGTCGGGTTCATTCTGGCCGATACCAAAAAAGTCAAATTCGTATTCGGTGCACCCGACACCTTGATCGAAAAGTTGAAAATGGGCGCCACCCTGGGCATCCACGTCGACGCTTTGCAGGCCGACTTCGACGGCACCATCACCCGCATCGCGCCCTCGGCCGATCCCAAGAGCCGTGTGTTCGAAGTGGAGATTACCGTCCCCAATCCCAAAGATGCGTTGAAGGTCGGCATGGTCGCCTCGCTCAAAGTGCCCGAGGGGGCCATTCAGGAGACCGCGCTGGCCTTGCCGCTCACCGCCATCGTTCGCTCGCCGAACGATCCGCGCGGATTCTCGGTGTTCGTGGCCACCAAAGAGGGCGATCGCGAAATTGCAAACCTGCGCGACGTCGAGTTGGGCGACGTGCTGGGCAATGGCGTGCAAGTCATCCGGGGACTCCAGCGCGGTGAACGCGTCGTCTCCATGGGCGCGACGCTCCTCGTCGACAAATCGCCAATTCGCGTTCTTCCCTGA
- a CDS encoding TetR/AcrR family transcriptional regulator, with translation MFAKRGYHAAKVEDIVTAAGVARGTFYLYFADKRAIFEEIVDRFIAKLAMNIVRVDPYDQQRSVADQVSENIRRIVSILLEDRATTKILLADALGVDPAFDRRLHSFYDEVGKLLEQSLRDGQELGIVEIGDAAMYAIMTMGVVKELLYQVILRGWDHPEETIVEEIFTFLRRGYLRVEPPKSKTHKRR, from the coding sequence GTGTTCGCGAAACGCGGCTACCACGCGGCCAAGGTGGAGGACATCGTCACCGCCGCTGGGGTGGCGCGTGGGACCTTCTACCTCTACTTCGCCGACAAGCGCGCCATCTTCGAGGAGATCGTCGACCGCTTCATCGCCAAGCTCGCGATGAACATCGTCCGTGTCGACCCGTACGATCAGCAGCGCAGCGTGGCCGACCAAGTCTCGGAGAACATCCGCCGCATCGTCAGCATCCTGCTCGAGGATCGCGCCACCACGAAGATCCTTCTCGCCGATGCCCTCGGCGTCGACCCAGCCTTCGACCGGCGCCTGCATTCCTTCTACGACGAAGTGGGCAAGCTCCTCGAGCAAAGCCTGCGCGATGGCCAAGAGCTGGGCATCGTCGAAATCGGCGATGCTGCCATGTATGCCATCATGACCATGGGCGTCGTCAAAGAGCTCCTCTATCAGGTCATCCTGCGCGGCTGGGATCACCCCGAGGAAACCATCGTCGAAGAGATCTTCACCTTCCTCCGGCGCGGCTACCTACGGGTAGAACCACCCAAATCGAAAACCCACAAACGTCGGTAA